GGTGCAAGGCCATGAAACTCCGAGGATAGCATTTATATTACAGTGCAATCTAATCCTCACGAGAAGGCTCATAAACAGATTCGTTATATGCTTTAATGTAAGATCCAGGTTTGGTAGAAAAGGATCCACACTTGTCGGCAAGTAAATGACATGAGTTTTCACGAACGATAGACTCGATAGAAAGTTCTTGGTCGACCCACTCACGAATTGCATCCTCTGCAGATTCAGGTGATTTCCCAAAGTCTCTTGCTCGATAAGCATCAATTCGAGGGTCAGGTGGTACTCGTAGCGACTCGGAAAGTCCTGGTGGCAACACAGCAGTTGCGCTTCTCGAGTCCAAATCGCCAttgctattgctattgcTCAAACCACTATTTCTCACAGCCTTCCGACCCTGATCCGAGACTCTTCCACAATAATCTAGCAAAGTATCACGAGCCAACCAAGCTGGGAACAGAACAGTTGAGATGTGTTCAGCGCATGATCCAGTTCTCGGCAGATGAGTAGGAAGACTGTCGTCCGATTGTCTACGGGAATACCTCAAAAACGCGCGAATGGCCTCCGGAGAATAACACGACCCCGGATTCAGCAACTCCCGAATCTCCATAGGAGGAAACGGCTTGccattatttattgtccCTGTCATGTTACTGGTTGAAATACTTTTGCTCCGCCATGATCCGTACTTCACTCCTCTGCATAACTGGCGGATATTGGCTCAGGGGTGATGTGTGGGGGGGGCCTCcgggggctggggctccgcccctgaccccgctgctcctctcgcttcgctcgagtgCGGCTTGGGGGTCCCAGAGTTTGCCGGGGATGGTCTGACGATACTGGTAGGGGACCCTCACGCCCcactcgagcgaagcgagaggagcagcggggtctggggcggagccccagccgccggaggcagtccctCAAGCCGAGAAAGAATTCgaagaatataaataagttGAGAGTGGCTCGTGTGTCTAGAGAGCGTCTATGAACTCGCCAGTCGGTGTGGAGGAGTCGGTTTTATGACCTATAGAGAATTGGTGCTTGGCTCTGAGGTCGAGACCCAACCGTTGTCCCTTGGTTAGAGCAGCTGCGAGATAGGCTGTTAGTGCTTCAAATTGCTGTTTGTCGAGAGCATTTCCTAGTTCTTGGTAGTTGGGGTCATGGTCTGTGTTTCGTGAGAGCTGGATTATACAGGCATTGATCTGCCGTAGAAGAGAGTGGTCGGCCTGGATCTCGCCTGCTCGTACTGATTTTATGTAATCGCGAACGATAACTAGTCGGTTACGGAACATTTCGACTGCGTTCGTTTGTTCTGTGATACGATTGGCAAACTCTGATTTACCAATTGCCTGGGATTTAGAGACTCTCGTTGCCGATGATGTACCAACATCAGCTTGTGAGTCAGAGTGATCATTTATATCATCGCTCTGGTGGCTTTTACCATGTTTCATAATATCTTCCACACCGATTCTTTCAGCCTCCTCAGACTCAATTTTAATATTAACGATCTCGACAAACGATGCCACAGCCACGTTTGTTTCAACAGTTCCGGTAGTAGGGATATCTCCAGCACCTCTATAGACCACTTCGTATGCTTTCATCGGCAATTGCGACATGATCTCATTCTTGCGAATTACTGGATCAAAAACCATCAGCGTGCCTACATCGTATATTTCAGTgatctgctgctggattttCAGCAGAGTGAAATCTGGTGCCAGTGATGTCAGTGATCTGTTGATATAAAACAGACCCAATAAACTATGATCAGGGAAGTTGACTTTGTCTAATAATCAGTTAAAATTTGCAACTAAAACAGTAATAAGCCCGATCAATAGAGCCAACGAAGCTCAATGGGTTGTAACTGAAACTCTGAACATGCGACCATGGGACATAAAAATGGCAACTTACATAGTTCGATCTTTCTGTTCAAATAGGACATATCGACATTCACTGTGGATGATCCAGATTCCCCACCTGTCAGGACATTTATCACCAATTCACTGGCGTTGTGAATAGTGACATCTCGACCCGTTCTGGTTCCAAATAGCGCTCCTAGAACTGCAATTGTTAGAATCCACCAATCAACTGCTCAACTGATACCTCAGCATTCGTTCATACACCACCAAAAACCCCGAAAACAGGGCACCCCTACGCCggactcgagcgaagcgagaggacccacggggtctggggcggagccccagccgccggaggtacTCTGACCAGCACTTACAGATATCCTGACCCCTCAATCTTCCTCGTGTGCAGTAGTCCGAGATATTGAGAAGAGGCAGAGGATGGACAATCAGCGTTGATTCGCTGAACTCTGTAGCTGGTGCAACCATTGGACCGTCTCTAGAGAAGATACAAGTCGACGTCGGTTCACAACTGTCTCCATTGCCATGTTCAGCCGTGTGGAGATCGAATCATGATACGAAGTTCTCAAGTACCGGGGACTAAGATTCAAATTGTAACGGATTTTTTTGGGATTAGAAAAATATACTCACTAGACACTGGCAATGCCCTTTTACGGTGTACACTTTGCATTCCTCATTGGGGTTACTGCTGGACCCTCTACAGGTGCTCCTGCAGGGTCTAACTTGTGGAAtcagactgcctccggcggctggggcgctgccccagaccccgtggctcctctcgctgcgctcgagtcggatgTCGAGCGTCCAGAGGCTCggcgaagcggagcacaacgggaactggggcagcgccccagccgccggaggctgtcCGATTCCTGCAGGGTCtgatatgcagggtccgaCATTTGCCAGTGCCTGAGGTGGATCCGCTAATATTCAATTTGTTGGAGTGGTGCTAAAATAGTGAGAGTAGTACTGTTGACTACACCCAAGTGGCGAGTGAGAGGAATGTTTCTCTCATGCAACGAATGTTTAACTCTGCAATTACATGTCGCTATGAATTCAAACACCCAGCCTGGCAATAAACTCCCCACTACTAGAATTAACTAGTGCTGTTAGTGGTTATTGATATAGTCTCTCTATATTTCGTCACCATTCAAACTGTTCATAATGGGACTGGCAGAAACAGGTACACGGTAGCTCAATCACCTGTATCACATTCTGACCTTGTGTATAGATACGGAACGAATAATCCTTAAGATAGATTCCGTTCATTTTCTTACTCCCAATCGCTAATTTCTGTTTAGATCTTGCAATAAGATTAAATAACTATCTATTAGCAAAATACACGGCATACTCTTCTTGTTGTCGAGGATATGTCAAAAATATCGATTACTGAAAGTTGGTTCTGGCAACATGTATAAAGTGAAGGCAGAGTTGTGGGCGATTTGTTAGAGGTATTTCGATCACAACCCCGAGAAAAATTTCTATTCTATTTGTTTAGCGCACCTGTTGAACAAATAGACAAATAGGCTTGCTCACAAGTAATATCTTTTGTAGTGTATTACTCCGATCACTCAGACCTTCACCCTCCGCCGAGAACATAGTCAGATTTCGATCGCCGATTTTAGTAGTCAGAGCTGTTAACTTCCTCAAAATTATATGTGAAGTT
The Sugiyamaella lignohabitans strain CBS 10342 chromosome A, complete sequence genome window above contains:
- a CDS encoding Mov34/MPN/PAD-1 family protein codes for the protein MSQLPMKAYEVVYRGAGDIPTTGTVETNVAVASFVEIVNIKIESEEAERIGVEDIMKHGKSHQSDDINDHSDSQADVGTSSATRVSKSQAIGKSEFANRITEQTNAVEMFRNRLVIVRDYIKSVRAGEIQADHSLLRQINACIIQLSRNTDHDPNYQELGNALDKQQFEALTAYLAAALTKGQRLGLDLRAKHQFSIGHKTDSSTPTGEFIDAL